AGCTGAATTCACAATCGTCGAGGACCTCGGACTCCTGCGCGAGTTCGACTTCTTCTGGGACGACTTCGCCGACAGAGTGGGCTACCACGCGCCGGGCATCCCCGAGGACTGGAAGGTCAAGGAGTACCACGAAGAGTTGAACTCGTGGAACACCGTGTCTGGTATCAACGCCGCGATGACGGAACTCGGCCAAGTCGTCTGTGACGTACTCGAAACGGACTTCATCGACTGGGAAGCCGAGTACGAAGCCCCCGAGGACTTGCCGGACTTCGAAGTGTAGCGGTCCTCGAACTCAGATTTTCAGCGATTTCGGATACGACTCCGGAACGCCGAACCCCGCATCCTGTAGCGTCTCTCTTGTCTCGGTGACCGTAGATACCCATTGCTTGCCACGTTCGGTCCGCGCCAGCGCGCCGTATCGAATCGGCGCGCCCTGCACGGTTCTGTCCGATAGCTCGACGCTCGCGCTGGCGTAGTGGTCGGCCAGCGCGGGATTCGAAAAGTCGATTTCCTCCGGCAGTTCGAGGTACGGCAGGTCGTGTTCGACGGCCATGTTCCGGTAGGCGAACGCGGCGTCGATACCGCCTCCTTCGAGGGTGCGGAGCAGACTCGTCTCGGGGAATAGCTTCGTCTCCGAGAGCGCCGACTCGGCGTCGATTGCGTCGTCGAGACGGAGCGCCATCACCGTTCGATAGCCGAGTGGGTCGCGGTCGGGGTCGGTACGCCCGACGGTGAGGTTCGAATCGCGGACGACCGCGCGCCAGTCGCTCGTGCTCGACTCACTCCCTTCGTCGGCGAGTCCCGGCCGCAGGACCAGCACCACCGCGTTGGTAGCGAACGTCGTCACCTGCTTGGCGAGTCCCGAGAAGAGTGCAGGGTCGGCCAGCGCGACGGCGTCGGGGTCTCGCAGGCCGTCTTCGAGCAGGCGTCGGCAGGCGACGCTTCCGTGGGCCTCGACGGTCGCTTCGCCGACGTTCGTGGCGACCGACTGGAGGCTTCCGGCGACGAGAACGTCGGCGGACTTCCGCGGGTCGCTCCCGGTCTCGGCGACGGCGAGCGTGCCGAGACCGCCGACTGCCAGCACGCTCGCGCCTCGCCGAATGGTCTCCCGCCGGGTTGGCATGGACGTAACGATTATCCCCACCGTCAAAACGTTTCTGTAACCAAAATTGGTTACTCAGTGGTCGTGAGGCTCAAGAGGACCCGCGTCGTGCGGTAGCACATGACTTCCGAGGGAGAAATCGCGGTCGTCCACCTTACGGGGCGAATCGCAGCGGGGGAAGACGTGGGCGAAGTGTTCGAGACGACGGACGTGGACGTCGCACTCGACGAGGGCGTCTACCACGACCACCGCGACTACAAACCGCTAGAGTTCCGCGTCGGCGAGGGGAAGGTCGTTCCGGGGTTGGACGAAGCCGTCGAGACGATGCGCGTCGGCGAAGAGCGAACCGTCAGAGTCGGTCCCGAGAAGGCGTTCGGCGAGCGAAACGACGAGAAAGTCGTGGAGGTCTCGCGGGAAGAACTCGAAGCGCGGAGCGACGTGACTGCCGAACCGGGTGAACTCGTCAGGAGCGAGGCGGGCGACACTGGCTGGATTACCGACGTCGGCGAGGAGATGGTCACGGTGGACTTCAACCACGAACTCGCGGGCGTGCCGGTCGAGTTCGAGTTGAAACTGCTGGACGCCTATCAGGACGGCTGAACAACGGAGCGAGTACCAGCGAGTGCTGGCTACCAAAAGAGACGCGAACGCTACGACGACGAGTTGTCTGTCGTCGTCTCACTACCCGTAGTCGTCTCGCCACCTACCGTGGTGGTCTCGCCACCTGTCGTCGTGGTTTGTCCGCCCGTCGTCCCGCCAGCCGTAGTCGTCTCGCCGCCGGGCGTCTCCGTCTCGCCCTGCGACACCGTGACGGCAACGCCGAGCGGTTCGTATGCCGTCGCACCGTAGCCGTCCACGTTCCACGGGTACTTGTCGTCGGTAATCCGGACCAGTTTCTCGTCGGGTGCCGAGATGGTCGCCGGTTGTGTTCTCCCTCGGTCGTCGGTCGCCCGCGACATGACGGTGTAGTCGCCCGGCTCTGGCTCCCAGACGTAGCGGAACTGTCGCCACGAGGTCGCTCCGACGACGGGACCGAAGAACTCCGCTTCCGACCAACTCTCGCCGCCGTCGGTCGAAACTTCGACGCTGGCTACTTCGTCGTCGCCCGCCCACGCTACGCCGACCACTTCGATAGTCCCGGCTGGTCCGGGCGTCACCGTCGCGTCTTCCGGCGGATAGCCGACCAGCGACTTCACCATCTGGTCGTACATGTACGGGTAGCGGATGTCCGGGTCGTCCATCTGGTCCTGCGTGTCGAACACGTCGATTCGCGGTCGGGTGTTCACCTCCTCGTCTATCGGGATGAGACGGTAGGAGTACTGCTGCCAGTGGGTGTAGGTCTGCTGGTCTTCGGTCTCCCACTCAGGTCCGTACACCATCATGTCCATGAGGTGGAGCCGTTGGACCCATTTGACGTTGTTGTTGCCGAACCACCCAGGCACGAGCAGTCGTACCGGAAACCCGTGGTCGTCGTTCATCGGACTCCCGTTCATCTCGTAGGCGAGCAGACAGTCGTCCATGACCTTCGACATGGGAATCGAGCGCGTGAAGATGTCCTCACCCTCCGGGGCTTCCCCGCCCATCGCCGACAGCCACATGTTCTGGCTCGTGTCCGCACCGTACTCCTCCAAGATGTCGCTCAGCGGCGTGCCCGTCCAGACGGTGTTGCCGACCGCGCCGAACGTCCACTGGTTGCCACCGACCTGCGGTTCGAAGTACGACCGGCCGTTGCCCGAACACTGCATCGTGTGCGTGACCGTTTCCGTCGAGAAGTCGTTGCGAATCTCGTCCATCGTCAGTTCGACTTCCTCATCGAACGCGCCCGTCAACGAGACGGTCCACTCCTCGGCGTCGATGTCCGGCGTCGAGTAGTGGTTCCGGATGTAGTGTTCCTCTCTGGGCGTGATGAAGCTCTCGTAGGTCGTCCGCGAGGCTGCCTCCGCGTTCTGCGGGTCCGCCGAGAGGATTCGAAGGCCAGGATACTGTTCCTGTAAGCTCGGTTCTTCGGGCTGTTGTGTCGTCGTTCCGGACTCCGTGGTAGTCTCACCACCCGCTGTCGTCGTGCCGCCGTCTTGTCCCCCGACGTTCCCCGACAGCACGCCCACTCCTGCCAGCGTCCCCGTCGCCATCAGGAACCGTCGTCTGTCGAGATACCGTTGTCGCCCCGTTCGATGCTCCGCGTCGTTCTCCCCATTCTCCCCAGACATACACCCCGTCTACCGGTACCGACGAGCATAAAATTCCCTCTGGGGTCGCCCCCGATTCACCGTTAATCGAATCGTGTCGAGAGTCTAATTATTCTCGCCTACTCGCTCACCACGACGCGCCCGACCATCCCTTGGTCCTCGTGGGGCGCACAGACGTAGACGTAGGTTCCCGGCACGGTGAAGGTATGTTCGAACGTCTCGCCGACTTCGACTATCATGAACGAGCGATTCCCCTCGTAGGTCGCGAACGGTTCGGCACCCTCCGGTAGTTGGACTTTCGAGGACGCCTCAGACTTTGCAGTCACGTTGTGGCCCTCGCTCTCGAACGTCCAGCGCACGGTGTCACCCACCGAAATCTGGACTTCTTCGGGGACGAATCGGAGGTAGCTCCCCTCCGGGCCGACGGCGACATCGACCGTCTGGCCACCTTCGGCACCAGTAGTCGTCTCTCCATCCCTAGTAGTCTCTCCTTCTCCCGTCGTCGTCTCTCCGCCTTCGGTCGTCTCTTCTGCTGTCGTCTCGCTTCCGAATCCGTCGCCGAGTTCGAGACTTCCGCGCATCTGCTCGGGGTGGAACTCACACTGGTACTGGGCCATCGACTCGTTGGCGACGAAGGGCAGTGCCCGCTTCGCCCCGACTGCCTCGGAGAAGTCGCCCGTTTCGAGCGTCTCGCCGGAATCGTCGTTTATCAGAAGTCGGTGTCGCTCGCCGTCCAAGTTGACCCAGAGTAGCTGGTACTGCCCGTCAGCGCGGAGCGGAAGCGTCGGATTCTGGACTCCCTCAATCTCCTGCGGTGCGAGGCCGAGCCAGTAATCGGTCCGCGCGCCGAGCAATATCGTCGTCACGTCGCCCGTTACGCTGGTCGTTTCCTCGCCACTGGTCGTCGTCTCTTGCTCAGTCGTCGTCTCCTGCGCCCCGACAACACCTGCACCCCCGAGCGCACTGGCCGCCCCGACAGTCCGCAAGAAGGTCCGGCGCGATTCGCCCCCGCTCGACGCGTCGTCGTCCACACCCGTTTCAGTCCCGTCGTGTTCCCCCATGACGAAGCAACTGTCGGCATTGTCGCGCAAAAGCGTTCGGGTGGTTTTCTACTGGGTGTCGTCCAGTTGGACCGTCTCCTCGACGATTACTTGCGGGCCTTCTTCCATCTTGATGAACGACTCGGCGTCGGCCATCACTTCCTGCCCGATTTCGGAGTCGAACGCCGCCCCGAGTGCGGCCATGTCTTCGAAGTAGAGTTCGAGGACGCCGTCGAATTTGGACTGCTCGGGGTCGGTCGGCGTGGAGGTGACGTACTTTTGCAGGCCGGGCAACTGCTCGGCGAGTTCGGCGTGGTCGTTCAGCCAGTACTCGACGAACTCCTCGTGGGTGTAGTCGTCCTCGCGGACGAGCATGTTGACCATCTTAATCATTACAGTCGAACCCCCGCCCGGAACCGACTTGGAATTGTCGGTCTGCAGAACTGCTCTCAGTCGTTGTTTATCCACCCCCTCTCGCGTACTGCCCGACGAATCGCGCTCGC
The sequence above is a segment of the Halorussus halophilus genome. Coding sequences within it:
- a CDS encoding sulfite oxidase, coding for MSGENGENDAEHRTGRQRYLDRRRFLMATGTLAGVGVLSGNVGGQDGGTTTAGGETTTESGTTTQQPEEPSLQEQYPGLRILSADPQNAEAASRTTYESFITPREEHYIRNHYSTPDIDAEEWTVSLTGAFDEEVELTMDEIRNDFSTETVTHTMQCSGNGRSYFEPQVGGNQWTFGAVGNTVWTGTPLSDILEEYGADTSQNMWLSAMGGEAPEGEDIFTRSIPMSKVMDDCLLAYEMNGSPMNDDHGFPVRLLVPGWFGNNNVKWVQRLHLMDMMVYGPEWETEDQQTYTHWQQYSYRLIPIDEEVNTRPRIDVFDTQDQMDDPDIRYPYMYDQMVKSLVGYPPEDATVTPGPAGTIEVVGVAWAGDDEVASVEVSTDGGESWSEAEFFGPVVGATSWRQFRYVWEPEPGDYTVMSRATDDRGRTQPATISAPDEKLVRITDDKYPWNVDGYGATAYEPLGVAVTVSQGETETPGGETTTAGGTTGGQTTTTGGETTTVGGETTTGSETTTDNSSS
- a CDS encoding plastocyanin/azurin family copper-binding protein, with protein sequence MGEHDGTETGVDDDASSGGESRRTFLRTVGAASALGGAGVVGAQETTTEQETTTSGEETTSVTGDVTTILLGARTDYWLGLAPQEIEGVQNPTLPLRADGQYQLLWVNLDGERHRLLINDDSGETLETGDFSEAVGAKRALPFVANESMAQYQCEFHPEQMRGSLELGDGFGSETTAEETTEGGETTTGEGETTRDGETTTGAEGGQTVDVAVGPEGSYLRFVPEEVQISVGDTVRWTFESEGHNVTAKSEASSKVQLPEGAEPFATYEGNRSFMIVEVGETFEHTFTVPGTYVYVCAPHEDQGMVGRVVVSE
- a CDS encoding substrate-binding domain-containing protein, producing MPTRRETIRRGASVLAVGGLGTLAVAETGSDPRKSADVLVAGSLQSVATNVGEATVEAHGSVACRRLLEDGLRDPDAVALADPALFSGLAKQVTTFATNAVVLVLRPGLADEGSESSTSDWRAVVRDSNLTVGRTDPDRDPLGYRTVMALRLDDAIDAESALSETKLFPETSLLRTLEGGGIDAAFAYRNMAVEHDLPYLELPEEIDFSNPALADHYASASVELSDRTVQGAPIRYGALARTERGKQWVSTVTETRETLQDAGFGVPESYPKSLKI
- a CDS encoding FKBP-type peptidyl-prolyl cis-trans isomerase, which codes for MTSEGEIAVVHLTGRIAAGEDVGEVFETTDVDVALDEGVYHDHRDYKPLEFRVGEGKVVPGLDEAVETMRVGEERTVRVGPEKAFGERNDEKVVEVSREELEARSDVTAEPGELVRSEAGDTGWITDVGEEMVTVDFNHELAGVPVEFELKLLDAYQDG
- a CDS encoding EthD family reductase; protein product: MIKMVNMLVREDDYTHEEFVEYWLNDHAELAEQLPGLQKYVTSTPTDPEQSKFDGVLELYFEDMAALGAAFDSEIGQEVMADAESFIKMEEGPQVIVEETVQLDDTQ